A region of the Prochlorococcus marinus CUG1438 genome:
CAAATAACTTTAATTGATGAAAATCATGAAGAAGAAAATCAAGAACAAATAACTTTAATTGATGAAAATCATGAAGAAGAAAATCAAGAACAAATAACTTTAATTGATGAAAATCATGAAGAAGAAAATCAAGAACAAATTATGCTTGAAGGTTTAAAAACTATAGAAAATTCAGAAGAAACAAATAGTGAATCAAATTACTTAAAAATTTCTAACAACAATCAAGTAGTCAATATTAAACAAGATTCTAATCAAATAAATCAATATATTAAAAACCCAAAATTACCACTACCTAATATTAAAAATTTAAGAAAATGGATTAATAAAGATAAAAAAGCTAGTTAGCTTTTTACATCATGCCTGGCATGCCCATGCCACCCATACCTGGCATACCCATGCCACCCATACCTGGCATACCCATACCACCCATACCTGGCATACCCATACCGCCCATACCTGGCATACCCATACCACCCATGCCTCCCATTGGATCTCCACCTGGTCCTCCAGGAGCTGGGGCTTCAGGCTCTGGAATGTCGGCCATCGCAACTTCTGTTGTGAGGAGCATAGCTGCAATAGATACTGAATCTTGAAGAGCTAATCTTATTACTTTAGTTGGATCTAATATTCCTGAATCTTTTAAATCCTCATATTTCCCTGAGTTAGCATTGAAGCCTTTGTTAAGTCTTTTAATTTCAGCGACAACTACATCACCATTAAAACCAGCATTTTTTGCTATTTGTTTAGTAGGTTCCAAAAGAGCTTCTTTTACTATATTTATCCCTGTTCTTAAATCATCGGAAGATGTTTGACTTAAATTTAAAAGGTCATCTGATATTTCAATTAAAGTTTGTCCACCTCCAGAAACTACACCCTCTTCAATAGCAGCTTTCGTTGCATTAAGGGAATCTTCGATTCTTAACTTTTTGTACTTCATCTCTGTTTCTGTTGCAGCTCCAACTTTGATAAGTGCTACTCCTCCAGCTAGTTTTGCAATCCTTTCATTGATTTTGTCCTGATCATACTCTGAGTCTGTTATTTCAACTTCTCTCTTTAATTTTTCTACTCGCGCTTTAACCAAATCTTTAGTGTCTTCGAAGGCAACAATTGTAGTTTTGTCCTTCGTGATAGTTATTTTTTTTGCTTTGCCTAAGTCATTGATCGATACTTTATCAAGTTTCATCGATTTATCTTCGCTAATTAACTTAGCCCCTGTAAGAATTGCAATATCTTCGAGTGCAGCTTTTCTTCTCTCACCAAATAATGGAGCTCTAACGGAAGCTACATTTAAAATTCCACTATTTTTATTCAAAACCAGAGTGGTTAAAGCCTCTCCTTCGATATCTTCAGCAAGAATTAGAAAAGGTGAGCCTGACTTCTGAATTTCTTCAAGTATTGGAACTAGATCAACTAAAGTTGAGATTTTTTGATCAGT
Encoded here:
- a CDS encoding glycoprotein; amino-acid sequence: QITLIDENHEEENQEQITLIDENHEEENQEQITLIDENHEEENQEQIMLEGLKTIENSEETNSESNYLKISNNNQVVNIKQDSNQINQYIKNPKLPLPNIKNLRKWINKDKKAS
- the groL gene encoding chaperonin GroEL (60 kDa chaperone family; promotes refolding of misfolded polypeptides especially under stressful conditions; forms two stacked rings of heptamers to form a barrel-shaped 14mer; ends can be capped by GroES; misfolded proteins enter the barrel where they are refolded when GroES binds); translated protein: MAKQLSFSNESREALEKGVNFVANAVKVTIGPKAKNVVIERKFGSPDIVRDGSTVAKEIEIENPIANLGAKLIEQVAAKTKESAGDGTTTATILTQKMVQEGLKNIASGASPMELKKGMEVGLAFVLEKLSSKSISLSGSDIQKVATVSAGGDEEIGSIISKAMDIVTSDGVITVEESQSLETELDITEGMSFDRGYSSPYFVTDQERQVCELENPKILITDQKISTLVDLVPILEEIQKSGSPFLILAEDIEGEALTTLVLNKNSGILNVASVRAPLFGERRKAALEDIAILTGAKLISEDKSMKLDKVSINDLGKAKKITITKDKTTIVAFEDTKDLVKARVEKLKREVEITDSEYDQDKINERIAKLAGGVALIKVGAATETEMKYKKLRIEDSLNATKAAIEEGVVSGGGQTLIEISDDLLNLSQTSSDDLRTGINIVKEALLEPTKQIAKNAGFNGDVVVAEIKRLNKGFNANSGKYEDLKDSGILDPTKVIRLALQDSVSIAAMLLTTEVAMADIPEPEAPAPGGPGGDPMGGMGGMGMPGMGGMGMPGMGGMGMPGMGGMGMPGMGGMGMPGMM